The Synergistaceae bacterium region AAGAACAGCAAAGAACAGCAAAGAACAGCAAAGAACAGCAAAGAACAGCAAAGAACAGCAAAGAACAGCAAAGAACAGCAAAGAACAGCAAAGAACAGCAAAGAACAGCAAAGAACAGCAAAGAACAGCAAAGAACAATATACTTTAACTAAGTATATAAAGATTCTCCGGCTCGATCACTGGGTGAAGCAATTTTTTATAATTCCCGGTTCAGCAGCAGCAATTCTTATTACTAGAATCAAATTTGATTCTGAATGCATAACTAGATTAATTTATGGATTCATAGCAGTTTCTCTCATAGCTTCAGCAAATTACGCAATCAATGAATATCTTGACGCAGAATTTGATAAATATCACCCCGTCAAAAAATACCGCAGTGTAGTATCAGGCGGAATAAATGGGCGTGTTGTCTGGCTCTTATGGGCGTTCTTAAGCATAACAAGTTTCATTGTCTGGGCAATCTTAAATCAAAATTTTTTATATGCATTAATATGGCTCTGGATAATGGGAATAATTTATAACGTCAAGCCTTTACGAACAAAAGATGTCGTTTATCTTGATGTCCTATCAGAATCAATAAATAATGCTATAAGACTAATTGCGGGCTGGTTTATAATTTCTGCGTACACATTGCCGCCGGTGAGTCTAATTCTCGGTTACTGGTTCGGAGGAGCATTCTTAATGGCCATCAAGCGTTTTGCAGAGTACAGAATGATTAACGATCCTAAATTAGCCGGCCTCTACAGAAAATCATTCAAGTATTACACTAGCAATTCTTTATTAGTCAGCTCGTTTTTTTATGCGATGTGCTCGGTATTCTTTACTGGAATATTTCTCATAAAATATAGAATAGAATTAATATTATTTATGCCTGCTTTGACGGGATTATTTTGTTATTATTTCCTGCTCTCGTTTGAGAAAGACTCAGCCGTCCAGAAGCCCGAAAAATTGTATCATGAAAAAGGTCTTATGCTTTATTGCGGTGCTTTGATCGCGTTATTTATCGTGTTAATGCTGGTAAATATTCCTGTTCTGAACGTTTTTACAAGCCGCGAATTAATCTCGTTATAAACATCATGCAATATAAAGCAATAATTTCAGATTTTGACGGAACTCTATATTATCAATTTCCAGTAAGAATCTTAATGCTGTTATGGCTGATTATATATTATGTAATATTTCCATTAAGAATCAAAGAATTATTTTTTTTGCGTGAATTTCGTCGTCTTCAAGAAAAACGCTTTGGAGCAAATACAGAAAATTTTTATCGCGCACAATTAGATAGAGCTTCAAGATTATATAATTTAAATCACAATAAGGCAGAGTCATTAATAAATTTATGGATGATAATTAGGCCGCTTAGAATGATAAAATTTTTCAGACGAAGGCGTTTGATTTCATGCTTAAAATCTTGTCAAGAAATAGGAATCAAGATAATTATTTATTCCGATAATCCAGTAAAAGAAAAAATAACTGCGATAAATTTTACTCCTGACTATGCTTTCTGGAGCTGCGACGAAATTATTAAATGCATGAAGCCCGATTCACATGGTCTTATTAACATAATTAATTTTCTAGGTATTAATCAAAGCGAGGCGCTATATATCGGCGATCGTTATGACAGAGACGGACTTTGTGCTAAATCAGCAGGCATTGATTATATTGACGTAAAAAATTTAGCTGATACTTATTTTCCGGCAATTAATAGAGGGGAGCAAAATGCAAAAAAATGACTCTTAGGGACACTTGTAGAATCAAATTATATAAATAACCAGTAAAAATATTAATTGCGCATAAAACTTTTCCCGCTTAAAATAAATACATCGAATCGTAAATTATTCACAAAAATTTTATATGTCAGGAGCGTTAAGTAAATGCAGATTGATATTAACAGCAGATTAATAGCACTCATCGGAACGCCTTTAAGCCAGTCATTTGCAGCACGTATGCAGAACGCAGCTTATCAGGCAGCAGGCTTTAACATGGTTTATTGCTATTGTGAAGCCGATAACACCCACTTGAAGGAAATTATTGACGGCATTCGTTATATGCCAACGTTTTTAGGCTGTGCAGTTACTAAGCCCAACAAAGAAGCTGTCATGCAGTACCTTGACGATTTTGACCCCCTCTGCAAAAAAATAGGCTCGTCAAACACTGTCGTAAAAACTGAAGCAGGAAAGCTCATCGGTTATAACACTGACGGCTACGGAGCAATCAGAGACATCAAAGAGCATAACTGCCAAATTAAAGATAAAGTTATGTTCTCATTCGGTGCAGGCGGTACAGGCAGATCCGTTTGTCTTGAGCTTGCAGAAGAAGGCGCAAAGAAAATTTATATCTCTTCACGTTCGGAAAAATGCGAGACACTCAGCGAGGAAATTAATAAATTTTATCCCGGAGTTTGTGTTCCCGTAAGAGCAGCTGACGAGGCCGGAGTCGCAAAAGCACTCGACGAGACCGACATAATATTAAATCTTTCTGGACTCGGCATGAAGGGCAAAGAAGAATATACCTGCGTCGACAAGAAATATTTAAAGCCTTCACACATTTGCTTTGACGCAACTTATAACCCCGCTGAAACACGTTTCTTGAAGGAAGCTAAAGAAGTAGGCTGCACAACTATTAACGGACTCGGAATGTCGCTTTATCAGGGTCTGCGCCAGATTCAATTATGGACGGGCGGAAAAGCTGTACCGCTGGATGTAATGCGCGAAACTCTCATGACGATTTTAGCAGAGAAAGCAGCAGGAAAATAAAATTTTTGCCGTCGCTATTATGTGGCGGCTTGTTTATATTCACGAAAGGAGAAAATTTTTACTATGGCACGTAAATTTTCGTTAGCTTATCTCACAATCCCCGGCACTAACCCGATGGATCAAATCAAGATCGCAAAAGAAGCCGGTTACGATTTTGTGAGTCTCCGTACGATCCCTATGCATTTACCAGGCGAACCCGAATTTTTGCCGCAGAAGGATCCCGCACTCTTTGACGCAATTAAAGCCGCGTTAAAAGAATATGATATGCCGTTAATGGATATCGAGCTCGCAAGAATCCGCAAAGATTTAGACATCAACGAATACAAACCCGCATTTGAAGC contains the following coding sequences:
- a CDS encoding UbiA prenyltransferase family protein gives rise to the protein KNSKEQQRTAKNSKEQQRTAKNSKEQQRTAKNSKEQQRTAKNSKEQYTLTKYIKILRLDHWVKQFFIIPGSAAAILITRIKFDSECITRLIYGFIAVSLIASANYAINEYLDAEFDKYHPVKKYRSVVSGGINGRVVWLLWAFLSITSFIVWAILNQNFLYALIWLWIMGIIYNVKPLRTKDVVYLDVLSESINNAIRLIAGWFIISAYTLPPVSLILGYWFGGAFLMAIKRFAEYRMINDPKLAGLYRKSFKYYTSNSLLVSSFFYAMCSVFFTGIFLIKYRIELILFMPALTGLFCYYFLLSFEKDSAVQKPEKLYHEKGLMLYCGALIALFIVLMLVNIPVLNVFTSRELISL
- a CDS encoding HAD family hydrolase, encoding MQYKAIISDFDGTLYYQFPVRILMLLWLIIYYVIFPLRIKELFFLREFRRLQEKRFGANTENFYRAQLDRASRLYNLNHNKAESLINLWMIIRPLRMIKFFRRRRLISCLKSCQEIGIKIIIYSDNPVKEKITAINFTPDYAFWSCDEIIKCMKPDSHGLINIINFLGINQSEALYIGDRYDRDGLCAKSAGIDYIDVKNLADTYFPAINRGEQNAKK
- a CDS encoding shikimate dehydrogenase, with the translated sequence MQIDINSRLIALIGTPLSQSFAARMQNAAYQAAGFNMVYCYCEADNTHLKEIIDGIRYMPTFLGCAVTKPNKEAVMQYLDDFDPLCKKIGSSNTVVKTEAGKLIGYNTDGYGAIRDIKEHNCQIKDKVMFSFGAGGTGRSVCLELAEEGAKKIYISSRSEKCETLSEEINKFYPGVCVPVRAADEAGVAKALDETDIILNLSGLGMKGKEEYTCVDKKYLKPSHICFDATYNPAETRFLKEAKEVGCTTINGLGMSLYQGLRQIQLWTGGKAVPLDVMRETLMTILAEKAAGK